In Bacillus sp. SM2101, a single genomic region encodes these proteins:
- a CDS encoding response regulator transcription factor → MSYSIYLVEDEMNLNQILTTYLQNEGWHVTSFHTGLDAKNSIKEQPNLWILDIMLPDIDGYELIKAIKEHDEQTPVIFISARDEDLDRIIGLELGSDDYLAKPFLPKELVIRTKKLLTRVYGKQTVHNAIHYGNYVINEEKRTVHIENEEVVLSSKEFDLLLLFVKNIGQAFSREQVLDYIWGSDYFGSDRVVDDLVRRVRKKVTELRVETLYGFGYRTVEST, encoded by the coding sequence TTGAGTTATTCAATATATCTAGTTGAGGATGAAATGAATTTAAACCAAATATTAACAACGTATTTACAAAATGAGGGGTGGCATGTAACATCGTTTCATACAGGACTTGACGCTAAGAACTCAATTAAAGAGCAGCCAAACCTATGGATTTTAGATATAATGCTCCCTGATATAGATGGCTATGAATTAATTAAAGCCATTAAAGAGCATGATGAGCAAACACCGGTTATTTTTATTTCAGCTCGTGATGAGGATCTAGACCGTATCATCGGTTTGGAATTAGGAAGCGATGATTACTTAGCTAAACCGTTTTTACCAAAGGAGTTAGTTATCCGCACAAAAAAGCTATTAACTAGAGTTTATGGCAAGCAAACAGTCCATAATGCCATTCATTATGGAAATTATGTGATTAACGAAGAAAAGCGAACCGTACACATAGAGAATGAAGAGGTTGTACTATCATCAAAGGAATTTGATTTATTATTATTGTTCGTTAAAAACATAGGCCAAGCATTTTCCCGTGAACAGGTTCTTGATTATATTTGGGGGAGTGATTACTTCGGTTCAGACAGAGTTGTTGATGATTTAGTACGGAGAGTTCGTAAAAAGGTTACAGAATTGCGTGTAGAAACATTATATGGCTTCGGATATCGAACGGTTGAATCAACATGA
- a CDS encoding divergent PAP2 family protein, translated as MELMSNFPLWSALLAIFFAQFVKVPIQFFATKKIDWSLLTSTGGMPSSHSAAVTALTTGIAIEEGFGSPIFALSTVFAIIVMFDATGVRRHAGEQATVLNQLVSDFNKFVGEAKLWPKKPQEEKRKELKELLGHQPIEVFFGGLTGIFLTLLLQYLISM; from the coding sequence ATGGAATTAATGTCAAATTTTCCTTTATGGTCTGCATTACTTGCAATCTTCTTTGCACAATTTGTCAAAGTTCCAATTCAGTTTTTTGCTACTAAAAAAATTGATTGGTCATTACTAACTAGTACAGGAGGAATGCCCAGCTCTCATTCGGCTGCTGTAACAGCATTAACGACAGGCATTGCTATAGAAGAGGGGTTTGGTTCACCTATATTTGCACTATCGACTGTATTTGCAATTATCGTTATGTTTGATGCAACTGGTGTCAGACGCCACGCCGGTGAACAAGCAACTGTGTTAAATCAACTAGTGTCAGACTTCAATAAATTCGTTGGAGAAGCAAAATTATGGCCTAAAAAACCTCAAGAAGAAAAGCGTAAGGAGTTGAAAGAATTATTAGGTCACCAGCCTATTGAAGTGTTCTTTGGTGGCTTAACTGGAATTTTTTTAACGCTCCTTTTACAATATTTGATTAGCATGTAA
- a CDS encoding YuiA family protein → MEAISTDKKECPYCSGKGYIQLLLGGSETCTNCGGSGKK, encoded by the coding sequence ATGGAAGCTATTTCAACAGACAAAAAAGAATGCCCATATTGCTCTGGCAAAGGTTATATTCAACTATTATTAGGTGGATCAGAAACATGTACTAACTGTGGTGGTAGTGGCAAGAAATAG
- a CDS encoding 3D domain-containing protein, whose product MSLLRTITRRAVMTMLLVAALFVTFQSFSGVEAKSIIGWVQNNYHKSTLVQEEFLPEYNYLQRDISLPSKLLNRIAVNPTEISSSEEVNAELSLEDLDWSKYPSMKVTATGYTAGFESTGKTPSHPQYGITYSGVKVKRDLYSTVAADLRVFPIGTILFIPDYGYGVVADKGGAIKGNKIDLYYETVEEVYEEWGKKTVEVYIIERGSGKLTEQDLTVLNENESMQVFRQQYINSKN is encoded by the coding sequence ATGAGTTTACTAAGAACTATTACTAGAAGAGCAGTAATGACTATGCTGTTGGTTGCTGCGTTATTTGTTACTTTTCAGTCATTTTCCGGTGTTGAGGCTAAGTCAATTATCGGTTGGGTGCAAAATAACTATCATAAATCTACTTTAGTACAGGAAGAGTTTTTACCGGAATATAATTATTTACAGAGGGACATAAGTTTACCTTCAAAATTGTTAAACAGAATTGCTGTAAATCCAACTGAAATTTCATCAAGTGAAGAGGTAAATGCGGAACTAAGTCTTGAGGATCTTGACTGGAGTAAATATCCTTCAATGAAGGTGACAGCAACAGGATATACTGCAGGCTTTGAGTCAACTGGAAAAACACCAAGTCATCCACAATATGGTATTACATACTCTGGGGTGAAGGTGAAAAGAGATTTATATTCAACTGTAGCTGCAGACCTTAGAGTTTTTCCAATTGGAACAATTTTATTTATCCCGGATTATGGGTATGGTGTTGTTGCGGATAAAGGCGGTGCCATTAAAGGTAATAAAATTGATTTGTACTACGAAACTGTTGAAGAAGTGTATGAAGAATGGGGTAAAAAAACTGTTGAAGTTTATATTATTGAGCGAGGATCAGGTAAGCTTACTGAGCAAGATTTAACGGTCTTAAATGAAAATGAATCTATGCAAGTGTTTAGACAACAATATATAAACTCAAAAAATTAA
- a CDS encoding YuiB family protein: MEMSVPVLIISILLFFILFFGIGFLLNMVLRMTWIMAIISPLIFILIIDKVRFIDYFTEPSASFTDLYENFISLAPADVIILASGLIGAICSGITIKILRAKGYQMF, encoded by the coding sequence ATGGAAATGAGTGTACCGGTTTTAATCATTTCAATACTGTTATTTTTTATTTTATTCTTTGGAATTGGATTCCTTCTAAATATGGTTTTACGAATGACTTGGATTATGGCAATTATTAGCCCACTTATTTTTATACTAATTATTGACAAGGTCAGATTTATAGATTATTTTACTGAACCAAGTGCATCATTTACAGATTTATATGAAAATTTTATATCGTTAGCTCCAGCTGATGTTATCATATTAGCTAGCGGTTTAATTGGTGCTATTTGCTCAGGAATTACAATAAAAATATTACGGGCAAAAGGTTACCAAATGTTCTAA
- a CDS encoding DUF309 domain-containing protein: MANYPLEYYQFFIKFNEGDYYTCHDLLEEIWMTEKHNYFLKGLLQMTVALYHYGYGNVEGARLMMRAGHQYIQKYRPSYWGINLEEVNEFIEKCLIIIPQDVDRVSFEHIDGLPKLPTLLLYLNEEREE; this comes from the coding sequence TTGGCCAATTATCCATTAGAATACTATCAATTTTTTATTAAATTTAATGAAGGAGATTATTACACATGTCATGACCTTCTTGAAGAAATATGGATGACTGAAAAGCATAATTACTTTTTAAAAGGACTTCTTCAAATGACAGTAGCGCTTTATCATTATGGCTATGGAAATGTAGAAGGCGCACGTTTAATGATGAGAGCAGGGCATCAATATATTCAGAAATACCGTCCATCTTATTGGGGTATTAATTTGGAAGAAGTCAATGAATTTATTGAAAAATGCCTTATTATTATACCACAAGATGTGGATCGGGTTTCTTTCGAACACATTGATGGTTTGCCTAAACTACCTACATTATTATTATACTTAAATGAGGAACGAGAAGAATAA
- a CDS encoding EAL domain-containing protein — translation MTMNKFNIHLNKEEQQFSVFTFIASVIFMIAVFFFNNTHVISEQFYFPIYIIVGFICIAVTTTISTQNGFIPPSKMSRRQLYISTTFWTLSLLNLFRLLSYDGMPQFIVTHSIETSAWFWIIIQVLLASSLFVIYYSNDLVLITPKKWIIYSISTLVSIILFMSLSKWAIHFPKLYDMNGGITPIHRLLTYFVCLFYFATIVILHKRYRSVKMYSYLIIINALILFILGQLLVIFSQYHHDFITLLGHIYFLIGTLFMLKGIYLTTIAGPMNQQRRVEKALYTNEKKLSVIVETIPSSIIIVNREGDLTFINPAFENLIGLKKEDILQKNVADPFWKISKLDGTPILSSQFIYEPILATKTAIMNKHCFLEHSDGHKLVLSVNAAPIFDDNQEITNIIYSLNDITAYWKAQNKINELAFYDELTHLPNRQLFINKVSQAIKNQLLGKNIVILYINLDRFENVNHSLGHDLGDLFLQTIAKRLNSLTNDQISVAKVSAAFAVLIEDIHEQHADQYAQDILSTIQEPIVAKGFTFHITASIGISIYPKHGTDVDTLIKNASTALYKAKEVGNTYKTFDQEMTKEAYEQIMIESELRTAIEKNELTLHYQPQINVLSGEIVGVEALIRWVHPQKGYISPATFIPIAEKTGLIVPLGQWVLETTCQQLKKWHNKGFNTLKASVNLSMRQFFQHNLRDTVQHALIKSQLDPHFLELEVTESVTIDIDRALNVLDDLKKIGVQIAIDDFGTGYSSLSHIKNFPVDKLKIDKSFICDITNNPKDAAIVSSITTMAQQLNLKVIAEGVETEEQVKYLNKLRCHTIQGYYYSKPITAESFEDLLKPKVS, via the coding sequence ATGACAATGAATAAATTTAACATTCATTTAAACAAAGAAGAACAACAATTCTCTGTTTTTACTTTTATCGCTTCTGTTATTTTTATGATAGCAGTGTTTTTTTTTAATAATACCCATGTCATCTCTGAACAATTTTACTTTCCTATTTATATTATTGTCGGATTTATTTGTATAGCAGTTACCACTACTATCTCAACACAAAACGGATTTATTCCTCCCTCAAAAATGTCACGGCGACAATTATACATAAGTACTACTTTTTGGACTCTCTCATTATTAAATCTATTTAGACTCTTGTCTTATGATGGAATGCCTCAGTTTATAGTCACCCATTCCATAGAAACTTCTGCATGGTTCTGGATAATCATCCAAGTGTTATTAGCTTCATCATTATTTGTTATTTATTATTCTAATGATTTAGTACTGATCACACCTAAAAAGTGGATTATTTATAGTATTTCTACACTAGTATCAATTATCTTATTTATGTCACTTTCTAAATGGGCTATTCATTTTCCTAAGTTATACGACATGAATGGTGGCATAACACCGATACATAGACTTTTAACATACTTTGTATGCTTGTTCTATTTTGCAACTATTGTTATACTCCACAAACGTTACCGATCTGTTAAGATGTATTCATATTTAATAATCATAAACGCACTAATCTTATTTATACTGGGTCAATTGTTGGTCATTTTTTCGCAATATCACCATGATTTCATAACCCTTCTTGGACACATATATTTTCTTATCGGAACTCTTTTCATGTTGAAAGGAATATACCTTACAACAATAGCAGGGCCAATGAATCAACAGCGAAGAGTAGAAAAGGCACTCTATACAAATGAAAAAAAATTATCCGTTATTGTTGAAACAATTCCAAGTTCAATTATTATTGTAAATCGAGAGGGCGACCTTACATTTATAAACCCTGCCTTTGAAAACTTAATTGGTTTAAAAAAAGAAGATATTCTACAAAAAAACGTAGCTGATCCTTTTTGGAAAATATCCAAACTAGATGGTACACCCATCCTTAGTAGTCAATTTATTTATGAACCCATATTAGCAACCAAAACTGCTATTATGAATAAACACTGCTTTCTTGAACATAGTGATGGTCATAAACTAGTTCTTTCTGTTAATGCTGCTCCTATATTTGATGACAATCAAGAAATTACGAATATTATATATTCACTAAATGATATTACTGCTTATTGGAAAGCCCAAAACAAGATTAATGAACTTGCTTTTTACGATGAATTGACACACCTACCCAACCGACAATTATTTATTAATAAAGTCAGTCAAGCAATAAAGAATCAGTTACTCGGCAAGAATATTGTCATATTGTATATAAATTTAGATCGCTTCGAAAACGTAAATCATTCGCTTGGACATGATTTAGGTGATTTGTTTTTACAAACGATTGCCAAAAGGCTTAATTCATTAACAAATGATCAAATTTCGGTTGCAAAGGTTAGTGCTGCTTTTGCAGTCTTGATTGAGGACATTCATGAACAACATGCAGATCAATATGCACAAGATATATTATCAACAATCCAAGAACCAATTGTAGCCAAAGGCTTCACCTTCCATATTACAGCTAGTATTGGTATCTCAATATATCCAAAACATGGAACAGATGTAGACACTCTTATAAAAAATGCTAGTACTGCACTATACAAGGCAAAAGAGGTTGGGAATACATATAAGACTTTTGATCAAGAAATGACGAAAGAGGCATATGAACAGATCATGATCGAAAGTGAATTAAGAACTGCTATTGAAAAAAATGAATTAACATTGCATTATCAGCCTCAAATTAATGTTCTATCTGGAGAAATAGTTGGTGTAGAAGCATTGATACGATGGGTTCATCCACAAAAAGGGTACATATCTCCTGCAACTTTCATTCCTATTGCTGAAAAGACAGGATTAATCGTACCTTTAGGACAATGGGTATTAGAAACAACTTGCCAACAACTGAAAAAATGGCATAACAAAGGATTTAATACATTAAAGGCATCGGTTAATTTGTCAATGCGCCAATTTTTTCAACATAATCTAAGGGACACAGTTCAACATGCTTTAATTAAGTCACAGCTTGACCCACATTTCCTAGAACTAGAAGTAACAGAAAGTGTAACAATTGATATAGATAGAGCACTTAATGTACTTGATGATTTAAAAAAAATCGGGGTTCAAATCGCAATTGATGATTTCGGAACAGGTTATAGTTCTCTTAGTCATATAAAAAATTTTCCAGTAGATAAATTAAAAATTGATAAATCTTTTATATGTGATATAACAAATAACCCGAAGGATGCTGCTATTGTCTCTAGTATTACAACAATGGCCCAACAGTTAAACCTTAAGGTCATAGCAGAAGGCGTTGAAACTGAGGAACAAGTAAAATACTTAAATAAATTACGATGCCATACAATTCAAGGTTATTACTATAGTAAACCTATAACAGCAGAGTCTTTTGAAGATTTGCTAAAACCTAAAGTATCATAA
- a CDS encoding NUDIX hydrolase, whose product MGREDRGKVWLAVAGVVTSSNGEWLVVKKKYGGLKNKWSFPAGFVEHNETLDEAILREVYEETGIACEIEGMIGLRTGVISNDISDNMVLFSLKAQSEEIVIQEKELYDAAFISPDDLVKDPDSSILLIRFSQKELQNRKMYDDINPGSQFGYTKYKLFL is encoded by the coding sequence ATGGGGAGAGAAGATAGAGGTAAAGTATGGCTAGCAGTTGCAGGTGTAGTGACATCAAGTAATGGGGAATGGCTAGTTGTTAAGAAGAAATACGGTGGACTCAAAAATAAATGGTCCTTTCCTGCTGGATTTGTAGAACATAATGAAACATTAGATGAAGCTATTTTGCGAGAGGTTTATGAAGAAACGGGAATTGCTTGCGAAATAGAAGGAATGATTGGCTTGAGAACAGGTGTTATAAGTAATGACATAAGTGATAATATGGTGTTGTTCTCATTAAAAGCTCAGAGTGAGGAAATCGTTATTCAAGAAAAAGAGTTGTATGACGCAGCATTTATCTCACCTGATGACTTAGTGAAAGATCCAGATTCATCAATATTACTCATCCGTTTTTCACAAAAGGAATTGCAAAACAGAAAGATGTATGACGACATAAACCCTGGTAGTCAATTTGGTTATACAAAATATAAATTGTTTCTTTAA
- a CDS encoding NAD(P)/FAD-dependent oxidoreductase codes for MIRLRKPKIVILGAGYGGLMTTVRLQKYLGVNEAEITLINKNSYHYESTWLHEASAGTLHHDRVRYPINNVIDNRKVNFIQDTVVEIKREEKLVVLENNEITYDYLVVGLGFESETFGIKGLKEHAFSIANINAARRIREHIEYQFANYNNDSEDRDERLTIVVGGAGFTGIEFVGELANRIPELCREYDIDEHKPRIICVEAAPTVLPGFDPELVEYAVGHLERKGVEFKIGTAIKECTTEGIIVAKGDEVEEIKSETVVWAAGVRGNSIVENSGFESMRGRVKVEADLRAPGHDDVFIVGDCSLMINEEINRPYPPTAQIAMQQGETCAKNLAVLVREQGELEQFKPDIKGTVCSLGEDDAIGVVFGKKITGSKASFMKKMVDNRALFLVGGPSLVMKKGKFNIF; via the coding sequence GTGATACGGTTGAGAAAACCAAAAATAGTTATATTAGGTGCAGGTTATGGTGGATTAATGACAACAGTTCGTCTCCAAAAATATTTAGGAGTTAATGAAGCTGAAATTACGTTAATAAATAAAAATAGCTATCACTATGAAAGTACGTGGTTACATGAGGCATCGGCTGGTACATTACATCATGATCGTGTACGTTATCCAATTAATAATGTAATAGATAACAGAAAAGTTAACTTTATCCAAGATACAGTTGTAGAAATTAAGCGTGAAGAGAAGTTGGTTGTACTTGAGAATAATGAAATAACTTATGATTATTTGGTTGTCGGATTAGGATTTGAGTCTGAAACTTTCGGTATTAAAGGCTTAAAAGAGCATGCTTTTTCAATTGCAAATATAAATGCTGCTCGTCGAATAAGAGAACATATTGAATATCAATTTGCTAACTATAATAATGACAGTGAAGATCGTGATGAACGTTTAACGATCGTTGTAGGGGGAGCTGGCTTCACCGGTATTGAGTTTGTTGGAGAACTAGCAAATCGTATACCTGAGTTATGTCGTGAATATGATATTGATGAACATAAACCACGTATTATATGTGTAGAAGCAGCACCAACTGTATTACCAGGATTTGATCCAGAGTTAGTTGAATATGCGGTAGGTCATTTAGAACGTAAAGGTGTAGAATTTAAAATAGGTACTGCTATAAAAGAATGTACAACAGAAGGTATTATTGTTGCAAAAGGCGACGAAGTAGAAGAAATTAAGTCAGAAACTGTTGTATGGGCAGCGGGTGTTCGTGGAAATAGTATCGTTGAAAATTCAGGCTTTGAATCAATGCGTGGTCGAGTAAAGGTAGAAGCTGATTTACGTGCTCCTGGACATGATGATGTATTTATCGTAGGTGATTGTTCATTAATGATAAACGAAGAAATTAATCGACCATATCCACCGACAGCCCAAATTGCAATGCAACAAGGAGAAACATGTGCGAAAAATTTAGCTGTCCTCGTAAGAGAACAAGGAGAATTAGAACAATTTAAACCAGATATAAAAGGAACAGTATGTTCATTGGGTGAAGATGATGCCATTGGTGTTGTATTCGGTAAGAAAATCACAGGCTCAAAAGCTTCATTTATGAAAAAAATGGTAGATAATCGCGCGCTATTTTTAGTAGGCGGACCGTCATTAGTAATGAAAAAAGGAAAATTTAATATATTTTAA
- a CDS encoding leucyl aminopeptidase, whose protein sequence is MFIVKNDLDFTQSCEVIVIGLFEKNKQLSGLAAEVDTVLEGQITNMLKDGDISAKKKVISKVHTLGKSPIKRFYFVGLGKEEQLTFEIAQQAFGKLFKQLRNEKFEEVAIAVDSFATKNIDVFDTSHAIGEALPLATYQFANYKQKANEPKKEITHITVYSEHDIKEIEASLAVGYAYGKGTNSARTLVNLPGNMLTATDMANYAIELAKRYEFEYEILEKEDMEKLGMGAFLAVNQGSVEPPKMIVLKYQAQEKWENVIGLIGKGITFDTGGYSIKPKNGIVGMKSDMGGAASVLGAMEVIGELRPDQNVVAVIPSTDNMISGNALKPDDVITAMSGKTIEVLNTDAEGRLALADGITYAKQHGANYLIDVATLTGGVIVALGEDMTGAMTNNEPLFEKLLEASYEASEPIWRLPITEKDKERVRNSKMADLNNSPGREGHAIMAGTFIGEFAEDTPWVHLDIAGTATTRSQHELGPAGPTGVMVRTLATFVERFSDSND, encoded by the coding sequence ATGTTTATTGTGAAAAATGATTTAGATTTTACTCAATCATGTGAAGTCATTGTCATCGGTTTATTTGAGAAAAATAAACAGTTGAGTGGCTTAGCTGCTGAGGTTGACACTGTTCTGGAAGGTCAAATTACTAACATGTTAAAGGATGGGGATATTTCAGCAAAGAAGAAGGTTATTTCAAAAGTACATACACTAGGAAAATCACCTATAAAGCGTTTTTATTTCGTTGGCTTAGGAAAAGAAGAACAACTTACATTTGAGATTGCTCAACAAGCTTTTGGTAAATTATTTAAACAACTAAGAAATGAGAAATTTGAAGAGGTCGCAATTGCAGTAGATTCGTTTGCAACAAAAAATATCGATGTATTTGATACATCACATGCCATAGGTGAAGCGTTACCACTAGCTACATATCAATTTGCTAACTATAAACAAAAGGCGAATGAACCTAAAAAAGAAATAACACATATAACAGTATACAGCGAACATGATATTAAGGAAATTGAGGCTAGTCTGGCAGTTGGATATGCATATGGAAAAGGTACAAACTCTGCACGCACACTTGTAAATTTACCTGGAAATATGCTAACTGCAACTGATATGGCAAATTATGCTATTGAACTAGCAAAAAGGTATGAATTTGAGTATGAGATTTTAGAAAAAGAAGATATGGAAAAATTAGGTATGGGCGCATTTCTTGCGGTAAATCAAGGCTCTGTTGAACCACCTAAAATGATTGTACTAAAATATCAAGCACAAGAGAAATGGGAAAACGTGATTGGCTTAATCGGGAAAGGTATAACTTTTGATACAGGTGGTTACTCAATTAAACCTAAAAATGGAATTGTAGGTATGAAATCAGATATGGGTGGGGCAGCATCTGTACTTGGTGCTATGGAAGTGATTGGAGAGTTACGTCCAGATCAAAATGTAGTTGCTGTTATACCATCAACTGACAACATGATTAGTGGTAACGCACTGAAACCTGATGATGTCATTACTGCAATGAGTGGGAAGACTATTGAAGTACTAAATACAGATGCAGAAGGTAGATTAGCGTTGGCAGATGGAATAACATATGCAAAGCAGCACGGAGCTAATTACCTTATTGATGTTGCTACATTAACTGGTGGTGTTATCGTTGCTTTAGGCGAAGATATGACAGGTGCAATGACAAATAATGAACCGCTGTTTGAAAAGCTACTTGAAGCGTCTTATGAAGCTAGCGAACCAATTTGGCGTTTACCAATTACAGAAAAAGACAAAGAAAGAGTACGTAATAGTAAAATGGCAGATTTAAATAACTCACCTGGGCGGGAAGGTCATGCCATTATGGCAGGAACGTTCATTGGTGAATTTGCAGAGGATACACCTTGGGTTCATCTTGATATTGCTGGAACTGCAACAACTAGGTCTCAACATGAATTAGGTCCTGCAGGTCCTACAGGAGTAATGGTAAGAACACTAGCAACATTTGTTGAACGATTTAGTGACAGTAATGACTAA
- a CDS encoding HAMP domain-containing sensor histidine kinase, producing the protein MKNWPLSIQISIVFAGLIIFIGVTLVTFIPNTLNSFFTNEIFTTIENSQLQMTNDYTPSENSLEQQQSEQNARSVNHVVLDFKGNIVENAILPKQTLANMYINARRQKEGTARYETLVQGQTIYYTISKIQILRQPRVVEQGFIISFMWDSYRKELVHTLFSRLVQLMLFVLIGGLLLAFLFAKWVSKPIVQMKEHVHHIANRQWDEPMVVERRDEIGVLSQSIEKMRVQLKEQDTAQQTMLQHVSHDLKTPVMVIRSFAQAIRDGIYPNGTIEQTAETIENESKRLETKIKDLLYLTKLNYLAQQQTMDETFNVKEIIEEVYSQFQLQRSDIQFELSLLSITITGDREQWRIAFENIIDNALRYVNNIIKITMNREYGQIIISIWNDGPTIPDDEIEDLFKPYTKGKQGNFGLGLTIVKRIVDIHNAEITVFNRNHGVEFLFRIPLSKNE; encoded by the coding sequence ATGAAAAATTGGCCCCTGTCAATTCAAATTTCTATTGTATTTGCTGGATTAATCATTTTTATCGGAGTGACATTAGTTACATTTATTCCTAACACATTAAACTCTTTTTTTACAAACGAAATTTTCACGACAATTGAAAACTCACAGCTACAGATGACCAATGATTATACACCTTCAGAAAACTCACTTGAACAACAACAAAGTGAACAAAATGCGCGCTCCGTAAACCACGTTGTGTTAGATTTTAAGGGGAACATTGTAGAAAACGCTATCCTTCCAAAACAAACATTAGCCAACATGTACATTAATGCTCGGAGACAAAAGGAAGGAACTGCTCGTTATGAAACCCTTGTTCAAGGACAGACAATCTATTACACGATTAGTAAAATACAGATATTGCGACAACCAAGGGTTGTTGAACAAGGTTTTATTATTTCTTTTATGTGGGATTCATACCGTAAAGAGCTAGTGCACACACTATTTTCTCGGTTAGTACAGTTAATGTTATTCGTCTTAATTGGTGGACTCTTATTAGCATTTTTGTTTGCAAAATGGGTATCAAAACCTATTGTTCAAATGAAAGAGCATGTACATCATATTGCAAACAGACAGTGGGATGAACCAATGGTTGTTGAACGACGAGATGAAATAGGAGTTTTATCTCAATCGATAGAAAAAATGAGAGTACAGCTAAAAGAGCAGGATACAGCGCAACAAACCATGCTTCAACACGTATCTCACGATTTAAAAACACCTGTGATGGTCATACGAAGCTTTGCTCAAGCAATTCGTGACGGAATTTATCCAAATGGTACGATAGAACAAACTGCTGAAACGATTGAAAACGAATCGAAAAGATTGGAAACAAAAATCAAGGACTTACTGTATCTTACTAAGCTCAATTATCTCGCCCAGCAGCAAACTATGGATGAAACATTTAACGTAAAAGAGATCATTGAAGAGGTTTATTCGCAATTCCAGCTTCAACGTTCAGATATTCAATTTGAACTATCTCTTTTAAGCATTACGATAACTGGTGATCGTGAGCAATGGAGAATAGCCTTTGAAAATATTATTGATAATGCCTTAAGATATGTGAACAATATAATCAAAATTACTATGAATAGAGAATATGGACAAATAATTATTTCAATTTGGAACGATGGACCCACTATTCCAGATGATGAGATCGAAGACTTATTTAAGCCCTATACAAAAGGTAAGCAAGGAAATTTTGGCCTTGGGTTGACCATTGTAAAACGAATCGTAGATATACACAATGCAGAGATTACTGTCTTTAATAGAAATCATGGTGTGGAGTTTTTATTTCGAATTCCTCTATCGAAAAATGAATAA